A genomic window from Dechloromonas sp. A34 includes:
- a CDS encoding cation diffusion facilitator family transporter produces MESGHPQQIPASPAERAAEAQRATWVSVVVNLVLTVAQIIIGWLAHSQSLVAHGVHSFSDLLSDFLVIYASRQSAHPADQQHPYGHARVETAATLVLGASLTLIGGGILWQSGLRLQHIEVLPAVEFSAFWAAVATVIAKEGLYRYLIRVAERQRSQLLTANALHTRADAASALVVVVGIGGALLGWSFLDLLAAALMGFMILRMGAQLAWGAIKELIDTGLDATQVEAIRKSLLATPGVIDLHQLRTRRMAHQVLVDAHVQVDARISVSEGHRIAESARARVLREHPAVLDVLVHIDPEDDLDPDVAVFRLPGRDALLKELTPVLSELPTPEKVVLHYLNGGVEIEVFLDHAFFANGDALRRAELKVAERLKSHPAIRAVSLNCLVAPH; encoded by the coding sequence ATGGAAAGCGGACATCCCCAGCAGATACCGGCGTCGCCGGCCGAGCGCGCGGCCGAGGCGCAGCGCGCGACCTGGGTCAGCGTGGTGGTCAACCTGGTATTGACGGTGGCTCAGATCATCATCGGCTGGCTGGCCCATTCGCAGTCGCTGGTCGCCCATGGCGTGCATTCGTTCTCCGACCTGCTCTCCGATTTCCTGGTGATCTACGCCAGTCGGCAGAGCGCACATCCCGCCGACCAACAGCATCCCTATGGCCATGCCCGGGTCGAAACGGCGGCGACGCTGGTTCTCGGCGCCTCGCTGACCCTGATCGGCGGCGGCATCCTCTGGCAGTCCGGCCTGCGTCTGCAGCACATCGAGGTCTTGCCCGCGGTCGAGTTCTCGGCGTTTTGGGCCGCCGTGGCGACGGTAATTGCCAAGGAAGGCCTGTATCGCTATCTGATCCGGGTCGCCGAACGCCAGCGTTCCCAGTTGCTGACGGCCAATGCACTGCACACCCGCGCCGACGCGGCTTCGGCCCTGGTCGTCGTGGTCGGGATCGGCGGCGCGCTGCTCGGCTGGTCCTTCCTCGACCTGCTGGCGGCGGCGCTGATGGGTTTCATGATTTTGCGCATGGGCGCCCAGTTGGCCTGGGGGGCGATCAAGGAACTGATCGACACCGGGCTTGATGCGACGCAGGTTGAGGCGATCCGCAAGAGCCTGCTGGCGACGCCGGGGGTGATCGACCTGCATCAGTTGCGGACCCGGCGCATGGCCCATCAGGTTCTGGTCGATGCGCATGTTCAGGTCGATGCGCGGATCAGCGTCTCGGAAGGGCACCGCATCGCCGAGTCGGCGCGCGCCCGCGTCCTGCGCGAGCATCCCGCGGTGCTCGATGTGTTGGTCCATATCGATCCCGAAGATGACCTCGATCCCGATGTGGCGGTCTTTCGCTTGCCCGGCCGCGACGCCCTGCTCAAGGAACTGACACCGGTGCTCTCGGAATTACCGACGCCGGAGAAGGTGGTGCTTCACTATCTGAACGGCGGCGTTGAAATCGAGGTTTTCCTCGATCACGCCTTTTTCGCGAATGGTGACGCCTTGCGTCGGGCCGAGCTGAAAGTGGCCGAGCGCCTGAAGTCGCACCCAGCCATCCGTGCAGTATCTCTGAATTGTCTGGTTGCACCACATTAG
- a CDS encoding efflux RND transporter permease subunit: MSQRFNLSDWTLHHRTLVGYFLFAIALMGIVAYGRLNQAEDPPFTFKVMVVRSFWPGATALQMQQQLTDKIEKKLQETPFIDRVSSYTRPGESTVLFFAKDSTPPAMVPDVYYQVRKKIGDIRHTLPAGVQGPFFNDEYGDVYGNIFALTAEGLDYPQLKDTAERIRDELLRVPHVGKVDIFGVQDEKIFVELSNAKLATLGIDQSTIVQALSQQNAVAGAGFFETASERIQIRPGGAFDTVQAVADTPIRAGGRSFRLGDIATVKRGTMDPPGTRVRFGGQRALAIGVSMAKGGDVIVLGKALDTRIALLNATLPLGVEIATSTSQPTAVKRSVQAFVQSLAEAVIVVLLVTFISLGIRTGMVVAISIPLVLAATFLAMNLFNVGLHKVSLGALVLALGLLVDDAIIAVEMMWVKMEQGWERTRAASFAYTSTAGPMLSGTLVTVAGFIPIALAKSSTGEYAFAFFQINAMALLISWLAAVVAIPWLGYKLLPNPRAPRPAGLIERRLPRLATLLARLGLGGVAHGEDHDVYGTPFYSRFRRLVGWCVTRRWLIIVITVALFALAIVGMSKVQKQFFPNSTRLELNVELRLPEGASLNASDAEAKRLEEWLALDQAKFDQFEHYITFVGSGSPRYYLGLDQQLPASNLSQFVILTRSVEAREALRGRLIELFEKGGFNARGNISRIENGPPVGYPIQYRVSGEDLATLRQAAAQVADVMRHNPEVSNVNFDWSELSKAIEIEIDQDKARLLGVSSQDLAALLNMSLNGYTVTSFREGEKTIDVVLRGDREERAHLSALPDLAVPTHSGKSVPLSQIGRFKHGFEPGLIWRRDRLPTITVRGNLYGKTQPAAIVDRLAPEIGAIQAALPTGYRIVTGGSVEESAKGSSSVMAGIPIFLLVVVTVLMIQLQSLSRVVMVLLTAPLGIIGIALFLLVFRQPFGFMALLGSIALFGMIMRNSVILVDQIEQDIAAGKPRREAIVESTVRRFRPIVLTAAAAVLAMIPLSRNDFFGPMAVAIMGGLIVATAFTLLFLPALYAAWYKVKAS; encoded by the coding sequence GTGAGCCAGCGTTTCAACCTGTCCGACTGGACCCTGCACCACCGGACGCTGGTCGGCTATTTCCTGTTCGCCATCGCGCTCATGGGCATTGTCGCCTACGGCCGGCTGAACCAGGCCGAGGACCCGCCCTTCACGTTCAAGGTCATGGTCGTCCGCAGCTTCTGGCCGGGCGCGACGGCGCTGCAGATGCAGCAGCAACTGACCGACAAGATCGAAAAGAAACTCCAGGAAACGCCCTTCATCGACCGCGTTTCCAGCTACACCCGCCCCGGCGAATCGACCGTGCTCTTCTTCGCCAAGGACAGCACGCCGCCGGCCATGGTGCCGGATGTCTATTACCAGGTACGCAAGAAGATCGGCGACATTCGCCACACTCTGCCGGCCGGTGTCCAGGGGCCGTTCTTCAACGATGAATACGGCGACGTCTACGGCAACATCTTCGCGCTGACCGCCGAGGGTCTCGATTATCCGCAACTCAAGGACACCGCCGAGCGCATCCGCGACGAGTTGCTGCGCGTACCGCATGTCGGCAAGGTCGACATTTTCGGCGTCCAGGACGAGAAGATTTTCGTCGAACTCTCGAACGCCAAGCTGGCGACGCTCGGCATCGACCAGAGCACTATCGTCCAGGCGCTGAGCCAGCAGAACGCGGTGGCCGGCGCCGGCTTTTTCGAGACGGCGAGCGAACGCATTCAGATTCGCCCGGGCGGCGCCTTCGATACGGTGCAGGCCGTGGCCGATACGCCGATCCGCGCCGGCGGCCGCAGTTTCCGGCTGGGCGACATCGCCACCGTCAAGCGCGGCACGATGGACCCGCCGGGCACCCGGGTCCGTTTCGGCGGCCAGAGGGCGCTGGCGATCGGCGTCTCGATGGCCAAGGGCGGCGACGTCATCGTCCTCGGCAAGGCGCTCGATACGCGGATCGCCCTGCTCAACGCTACGCTGCCGCTCGGCGTCGAGATCGCCACCTCGACCAGCCAGCCGACCGCCGTCAAGCGCTCGGTGCAGGCTTTCGTGCAGTCGCTGGCGGAAGCGGTGATCGTCGTCCTGCTCGTCACCTTCATCAGCCTCGGCATCCGGACCGGCATGGTCGTCGCCATTTCGATCCCGCTCGTGCTGGCCGCCACCTTCCTCGCCATGAACCTGTTCAACGTCGGCCTGCACAAGGTCTCGCTCGGTGCCCTGGTGCTCGCCCTCGGCCTGCTGGTGGACGATGCGATCATCGCCGTAGAGATGATGTGGGTGAAGATGGAACAGGGCTGGGAACGGACCCGCGCCGCCTCCTTCGCCTATACCAGCACGGCCGGACCGATGCTCTCCGGCACGCTGGTCACCGTCGCCGGCTTCATCCCGATCGCGCTCGCCAAGTCGTCGACCGGCGAGTACGCCTTCGCCTTCTTCCAGATCAATGCCATGGCCCTGCTCATTTCCTGGCTGGCCGCCGTGGTTGCCATTCCCTGGCTCGGCTACAAGCTGCTGCCCAACCCGCGCGCACCGCGCCCGGCGGGACTGATCGAACGCCGCCTGCCGCGTCTGGCCACGCTACTGGCCCGGCTCGGCCTGGGCGGCGTTGCCCACGGCGAGGACCACGACGTCTATGGCACACCGTTCTATAGCCGCTTCCGCCGACTGGTCGGCTGGTGCGTGACCCGGCGCTGGCTGATCATCGTCATTACCGTGGCCCTCTTCGCCCTGGCCATCGTCGGCATGAGCAAGGTGCAGAAGCAGTTCTTCCCGAACTCGACACGCCTCGAGCTGAATGTCGAACTGCGCCTGCCCGAGGGCGCTTCGCTCAACGCCAGCGATGCCGAAGCCAAGCGCCTGGAAGAATGGCTAGCCCTGGACCAGGCCAAATTCGACCAGTTCGAGCACTACATCACCTTTGTCGGCTCCGGTTCGCCGCGCTACTACCTCGGCCTCGACCAGCAACTGCCGGCCAGCAACCTCAGCCAGTTCGTCATCCTGACGCGCAGCGTCGAGGCCCGCGAAGCCCTGCGCGGCCGGCTGATCGAGCTGTTCGAGAAGGGCGGCTTCAACGCCCGGGGCAATATCAGTCGCATCGAGAACGGGCCGCCGGTCGGCTATCCGATCCAGTACCGCGTCTCCGGCGAGGATCTGGCGACCCTGCGCCAGGCCGCGGCCCAGGTCGCCGATGTCATGCGCCACAATCCGGAGGTCTCCAACGTCAATTTCGACTGGAGCGAGCTTTCGAAGGCCATCGAGATCGAGATCGACCAGGACAAGGCCCGCCTGCTTGGCGTTTCCAGCCAGGATCTGGCGGCGCTGCTCAACATGTCGCTGAACGGTTACACGGTGACCAGTTTCCGCGAAGGCGAGAAGACCATCGATGTCGTGCTGCGCGGCGACCGCGAGGAGCGGGCGCATCTCAGCGCGCTGCCCGATCTGGCGGTCCCGACTCACAGTGGCAAGAGCGTGCCGCTGAGCCAGATCGGCCGCTTCAAGCACGGCTTCGAGCCAGGCCTGATCTGGCGGCGCGATCGCCTGCCGACCATCACCGTGCGCGGCAATCTGTATGGCAAGACCCAGCCGGCCGCCATCGTCGATCGCCTCGCCCCCGAAATCGGCGCCATCCAGGCTGCCTTGCCGACCGGCTACCGGATCGTTACCGGCGGCTCGGTCGAAGAATCGGCCAAGGGCTCGAGCTCGGTGATGGCAGGCATTCCGATCTTCCTGCTGGTCGTCGTCACCGTCCTGATGATCCAGCTGCAGAGCCTGTCGCGGGTGGTCATGGTGCTGCTCACGGCACCGCTCGGGATTATCGGCATCGCGTTGTTCCTGCTCGTCTTCCGCCAGCCTTTCGGCTTCATGGCCCTGCTCGGCAGCATTGCGCTGTTCGGCATGATCATGCGCAACTCGGTGATCCTGGTCGACCAGATCGAACAGGACATCGCCGCCGGCAAGCCGCGGCGGGAAGCCATTGTCGAATCGACCGTGCGCCGCTTCCGGCCCATCGTGCTGACCGCGGCGGCGGCCGTGCTGGCCATGATCCCATTGTCGCGCAACGATTTCTTCGGACCGATGGCGGTCGCCATCATGGGTGGCCTGATCGTCGCCACCGCCTTCACCCTGCTCTTCCTGCCGGCCCTCTACGCCGCCTGGTACAAGGTGAAAGCCAGTTGA
- a CDS encoding endonuclease/exonuclease/phosphatase family protein has translation MNKPALHVTTFNIHKGFSQFNRRMMVHELRERLRLLNPDIVFLQEVQGLHLLHAENHANWPNSAQHEFLAEDFWQAAAYGRNMLYDHGHHGNAILSRFPILHTHNQDVTHLQFEKRGLLHCRIELPDGPPAHCVCAHLSLFGYSRRKQLAALADYLNGMDDPMAPLIIAGDFNDWSNRAGKLLEQSLGMREVFTAPGCSPVRSFPAAMPMFRLDRIYVRGFDVRRTEVHFGPPWSKISDHAALSAHLLRNGN, from the coding sequence ATGAACAAGCCCGCCCTGCATGTCACGACCTTCAACATTCACAAGGGCTTTTCGCAATTCAACCGGCGGATGATGGTGCATGAGCTGCGCGAGCGTCTGCGCCTGCTCAACCCGGACATCGTCTTTCTCCAGGAGGTGCAGGGTCTGCACCTCCTGCACGCTGAAAATCATGCCAACTGGCCGAATTCGGCACAGCACGAATTCCTCGCCGAAGATTTCTGGCAGGCTGCAGCCTATGGCCGCAACATGCTCTATGACCATGGCCACCATGGCAACGCGATCCTGTCGCGATTCCCAATCCTGCACACGCACAACCAGGACGTCACCCACCTGCAGTTCGAGAAGCGCGGTCTGCTGCATTGCCGGATCGAACTGCCGGACGGCCCGCCGGCGCATTGCGTGTGCGCCCACCTGTCGCTCTTCGGCTATTCACGGCGCAAGCAACTGGCGGCGCTAGCCGACTACCTGAATGGTATGGACGATCCAATGGCCCCGCTGATCATCGCCGGCGACTTCAACGACTGGAGCAACCGCGCCGGCAAGCTGCTCGAACAGAGCCTCGGCATGCGCGAAGTATTTACCGCGCCTGGCTGCTCGCCGGTGCGCAGCTTCCCGGCCGCGATGCCGATGTTCCGGCTCGATCGCATCTACGTGCGCGGCTTCGACGTGCGACGCACGGAAGTGCATTTCGGCCCGCCGTGGTCGAAAATTTCCGATCACGCCGCGCTCTCGGCCCATCTTCTCCGGAATGGCAACTGA
- a CDS encoding rhodanese-like domain-containing protein: MGKLTEILTLAQARGRALERPYKGELTPQEAAELLRLAPGAKIVDVRTRAEWDWVGRVPNAVEIEWNQYPGGVRNPNFVAELQRQVDPQALVMFLCRSGARSIAAATTATEAGYSDCYNILEGFEGDKDAQGQRNKIGGWRHAGLPWHQG, translated from the coding sequence ATGGGAAAGCTTACCGAAATCCTCACCCTGGCCCAGGCCCGTGGCCGTGCTCTGGAACGCCCCTACAAGGGCGAACTGACGCCGCAGGAGGCCGCGGAGTTGCTCCGCCTGGCTCCCGGCGCCAAAATCGTCGATGTCCGGACCCGGGCCGAATGGGACTGGGTGGGCCGCGTCCCGAATGCCGTCGAGATCGAATGGAACCAGTACCCGGGCGGCGTCCGTAACCCGAACTTCGTCGCCGAACTGCAACGCCAGGTCGATCCTCAAGCGCTGGTCATGTTTCTCTGCCGCAGCGGCGCGCGGTCGATCGCCGCGGCCACCACCGCGACCGAAGCCGGTTACAGCGACTGCTACAACATCCTCGAAGGTTTCGAAGGTGACAAGGACGCCCAGGGCCAGCGCAACAAGATCGGCGGCTGGCGTCATGCCGGCCTGCCCTGGCATCAGGGATAA
- the nadA gene encoding quinolinate synthase NadA — protein MQTATIAFDPFNTLSDEACQERIRVARAKLGKQAVILCHHYQRADIYQHADLTGDSLKLSKLASQTDSEFVIFCGVHFMAEVADIMTAPHQKAILPDLAAGCSMADMANLAKVERCWRELNEVLNAEEEVTPVTYINSAADLKAFCGGHGGIVCTSSNAGTIAKWAFERRPKVLFFPDQHLGRWTGHNMGITMDEMVVWDPDLELGGLTPAQIKKAKILLWKGHCSVHQMFQKSHIDAFRAKYPEGKVIAHPECNFEVCAASDYVGSTEHIVKTIKEGPAGTRWLVGTELNLVDRLAKEVLPQGKIVQFMATTVCMCSTMQRIDPQHLAWTLENLVEGKVVNQISVPEHEAKLAKLALDRMLAIS, from the coding sequence ATGCAAACCGCCACCATCGCCTTCGACCCCTTCAACACGCTTTCCGACGAAGCCTGCCAAGAGCGGATTCGTGTCGCCCGCGCCAAGCTCGGCAAGCAGGCCGTCATTCTTTGCCACCACTACCAGCGCGCCGACATCTACCAACATGCCGACCTGACCGGCGATTCGCTGAAGCTCTCCAAGCTGGCTTCGCAGACCGATTCGGAATTCGTCATCTTCTGCGGCGTGCACTTCATGGCCGAAGTCGCCGACATCATGACCGCCCCGCACCAGAAGGCCATCCTGCCCGACCTCGCGGCCGGCTGCTCGATGGCGGACATGGCCAACCTGGCCAAGGTCGAACGTTGCTGGCGCGAGCTGAACGAGGTGCTGAATGCCGAGGAAGAAGTCACCCCGGTCACCTACATCAATTCGGCGGCCGACCTGAAAGCCTTCTGCGGCGGGCACGGCGGTATCGTCTGCACCTCGTCGAATGCCGGCACCATCGCCAAGTGGGCCTTCGAACGCCGGCCCAAGGTGCTGTTTTTCCCCGACCAGCATCTCGGCCGGTGGACCGGCCACAACATGGGCATCACGATGGACGAGATGGTGGTCTGGGACCCCGATCTCGAACTCGGCGGCCTGACTCCGGCGCAAATCAAGAAAGCCAAAATCCTGCTCTGGAAGGGCCACTGCTCGGTGCACCAGATGTTCCAGAAATCGCACATCGACGCCTTCCGCGCCAAGTACCCGGAGGGCAAAGTCATCGCCCACCCGGAATGCAATTTCGAGGTCTGCGCCGCCTCCGACTACGTCGGCTCGACCGAACACATCGTCAAGACCATCAAGGAAGGGCCGGCCGGCACGCGTTGGCTGGTCGGCACCGAACTCAACCTGGTCGACCGCCTGGCCAAGGAAGTGCTGCCGCAGGGCAAGATCGTCCAGTTCATGGCGACCACCGTCTGCATGTGCTCGACGATGCAACGCATCGATCCACAGCATCTGGCATGGACGCTGGAAAACCTGGTCGAGGGCAAGGTGGTCAATCAAATCAGCGTGCCGGAACACGAGGCCAAACTCGCCAAGCTGGCGCTCGACCGCATGCTGGCGATTTCCTGA
- a CDS encoding DUF4124 domain-containing protein: MTRNAFVLLLAALAMPATAQTIYKCIDANGGTLISNARVDKNCRAVVSSPETSVPAPRARPAGAVANPTPSGFPRVQEDTQRARDGDRRHILEQELAGEQRSLEQARKDFAEQEALRGSPERLAPYRDRVGQHERNIQAIQKELGNLR, from the coding sequence ATGACTCGCAACGCCTTTGTCTTGCTGCTTGCCGCGCTGGCCATGCCGGCTACGGCACAGACCATTTACAAATGCATCGACGCCAATGGGGGGACGCTGATTTCCAATGCGCGCGTCGACAAGAATTGCAGGGCGGTCGTCAGCAGTCCGGAAACCAGTGTGCCGGCTCCCCGGGCCAGGCCGGCCGGAGCAGTGGCCAATCCGACGCCTTCAGGTTTCCCGAGGGTTCAGGAAGATACGCAGCGGGCACGCGATGGCGATCGCCGCCACATCCTCGAGCAGGAACTGGCAGGCGAGCAGCGTAGTCTGGAACAGGCGCGCAAGGATTTTGCGGAACAGGAAGCCCTGCGTGGCAGCCCTGAGCGCCTGGCGCCCTATCGTGACCGTGTCGGACAACACGAGCGCAACATCCAGGCGATCCAGAAAGAACTGGGCAATCTGCGTTAG
- the clsB gene encoding cardiolipin synthase ClsB, translated as MATEFLPGNRLTLLNSGEQYFPALLAAIEAASIEIYLESYIFADDEIGHEVTSALCRAAARGVQVNVTVDGFGGRNFNTDFLPRLTTAGVRAMLYRPEIGRFHMRRHRLRRLHRKLVVIDAAIAFVGGINIVDDHNAPAEMCPRYDYAVRLEGPTVWQVHHAVRRMWEIVSWVNFKRRFRLAPHIRPLREDAGNQAATLLIRDNIRHRNDILHAYIEAIDAAREEILIANAYFLPGVRFARALQAAARRGVKITILLQGKTDHPMLRFATQALYAAALDIGIRIFEYEKSFMHAKVAVIDGQWATVGSSNIDPFSLLLAKEANLVVNDGVFAGELRASIHDAMAGGAREMRDADLSSQPWHSHFMRWLSYGLVRLMVGLTGYGPKHWRADEETPGLSPESPAE; from the coding sequence ATGGCAACTGAGTTTCTGCCGGGCAATCGGCTGACCCTGCTCAATTCAGGGGAGCAGTATTTTCCGGCGCTGCTGGCTGCCATCGAAGCGGCCAGCATCGAAATCTATCTCGAGAGCTACATCTTCGCCGACGACGAGATCGGCCACGAAGTCACCAGTGCCCTCTGTCGCGCCGCGGCGCGCGGCGTCCAGGTCAATGTCACCGTCGACGGCTTCGGCGGCCGCAATTTCAATACCGATTTCCTGCCCCGGCTGACCACCGCCGGCGTTCGCGCCATGCTCTACCGCCCGGAAATCGGACGCTTTCATATGCGGCGCCACCGGCTGCGCCGGCTGCATCGCAAGCTGGTCGTCATCGATGCCGCGATCGCCTTCGTCGGCGGCATCAACATCGTCGACGACCACAACGCGCCGGCCGAGATGTGCCCGCGCTACGACTACGCCGTGCGCCTCGAAGGGCCGACCGTCTGGCAAGTCCATCATGCCGTCCGCCGGATGTGGGAAATCGTCTCCTGGGTCAATTTCAAGCGCCGCTTCCGGCTTGCCCCGCACATCCGTCCGCTGCGCGAGGATGCCGGCAATCAGGCGGCGACCCTACTGATCCGCGACAACATCCGGCATCGCAACGACATCCTGCATGCCTACATCGAGGCGATCGACGCGGCGCGCGAGGAAATCCTGATCGCCAATGCCTACTTCCTGCCCGGCGTCCGCTTCGCCCGCGCCCTGCAGGCCGCAGCCAGGCGCGGGGTGAAGATCACCATCCTGCTCCAGGGCAAGACCGACCACCCGATGCTGCGTTTTGCGACCCAGGCCCTCTACGCTGCGGCGCTGGACATCGGCATCCGCATTTTCGAATACGAGAAGAGCTTCATGCACGCCAAGGTGGCGGTAATCGACGGCCAGTGGGCGACGGTCGGCTCCTCCAACATCGACCCGTTCAGCCTGTTGCTCGCCAAGGAGGCCAATCTGGTGGTGAACGATGGCGTATTCGCTGGCGAACTACGGGCCAGCATCCACGACGCGATGGCCGGCGGCGCCCGCGAAATGCGCGATGCCGACCTCTCCAGCCAGCCCTGGCACTCGCATTTCATGCGCTGGCTGAGTTACGGCCTGGTGCGCCTGATGGTCGGCCTGACCGGCTACGGCCCGAAGCACTGGCGGGCCGACGAGGAAACCCCGGGACTCAGCCCGGAATCGCCAGCGGAATAG
- a CDS encoding efflux RND transporter periplasmic adaptor subunit, whose protein sequence is MSKTTPFPITLLCGLALLFAGCQGEAPPPLASRAVLVQAVAPLAVGTATYTGEIRARHELDLAFRVGGKLAARLVDAGAEIKPGQPLARLDPADLELAATAARAQLAGAESDLATASAERERYAGLLAKKFVSQAAFEAKDNAANSARARLEQARSQSRISGNQAAYGTLSSEFPAVVTAVLADAGQVVSAGQAVFRLARPEEKEVAIAVAESRIAELKAAKALSVGLWANPEVRLRGELRELSPAADPATRTYAARIRLLDPPPEVRLGMTARVFLDAAGEAALLVPLAAVVDQGNGPLVWVVAEGKANPRPIRLSRFQEDGAVVAAGLQAGELVVVAGAARLVVGQAVDARPVTPPAGQR, encoded by the coding sequence ATGTCCAAGACCACCCCGTTTCCGATTACCCTGCTGTGCGGTCTGGCCCTGCTGTTCGCCGGATGCCAGGGCGAGGCACCGCCCCCGCTGGCCAGCCGTGCGGTCCTCGTCCAGGCGGTGGCACCGTTGGCTGTCGGCACCGCCACCTACACTGGTGAGATTCGCGCCCGCCACGAACTCGATCTGGCCTTCAGGGTCGGCGGCAAGCTGGCCGCCCGCCTGGTCGACGCCGGCGCCGAGATTAAGCCCGGCCAGCCTTTGGCCCGGCTCGACCCGGCCGATCTCGAACTGGCAGCCACGGCCGCACGCGCCCAGTTGGCAGGCGCCGAGAGCGACCTGGCCACGGCCAGCGCCGAGCGCGAGCGCTACGCCGGCTTGCTGGCGAAAAAATTCGTCAGCCAAGCCGCTTTCGAAGCCAAGGACAATGCCGCCAACAGTGCCCGCGCCCGTCTCGAACAGGCCCGCTCGCAAAGCCGGATCAGTGGCAACCAGGCCGCCTACGGCACGCTGAGTAGCGAATTTCCGGCCGTCGTCACCGCCGTGCTGGCCGACGCCGGCCAGGTGGTCAGTGCCGGCCAGGCCGTTTTCCGTCTGGCCCGACCGGAAGAGAAGGAAGTCGCGATCGCCGTCGCCGAAAGCCGCATCGCCGAACTGAAGGCGGCCAAAGCGCTGAGCGTCGGCCTCTGGGCCAACCCCGAAGTCCGCCTGCGCGGCGAACTGCGCGAACTTTCTCCGGCCGCCGATCCGGCCACCCGGACCTACGCCGCCCGCATCCGCCTGCTCGACCCGCCGCCGGAAGTCCGCCTCGGCATGACCGCCCGCGTCTTTCTCGATGCCGCCGGCGAGGCCGCCCTGCTCGTCCCGCTGGCTGCCGTCGTCGACCAGGGCAACGGCCCGCTGGTCTGGGTGGTCGCCGAAGGCAAGGCCAATCCGCGACCGATCCGCCTGAGCCGCTTCCAGGAAGATGGCGCCGTCGTCGCCGCCGGACTGCAAGCCGGCGAACTGGTTGTCGTCGCCGGCGCTGCCCGCCTGGTCGTCGGCCAGGCGGTCGACGCCCGCCCCGTCACGCCGCCTGCCGGGCAGCGTTAA
- the glnA gene encoding type I glutamate--ammonia ligase, which yields MATPQDVINLIKENDAKFVDFRFTDTRGKEQHVTVPVSAFSEDKFENGHAFDGSSIAGWKGIQASDMQLNPDPATAYIDPFFDETTVVLTCDVVDPADGRGYDRDPRSIAKRAEAYLKSSGVGDTAYFGPEPEFFIFDGVEWNVDMSGCHLKIHSAEAAWNSGEKNEGSGATGHRPGVKGGYFPVPPVDSLHDIRSAMVLTLEAIGCPVEVHHHEVANAGQCEIGTVFNTLVKRADQTQQLKYVVHNVAHQYGKTATFMPKPIVGDNGSGMHVHQSIWKDGKNLFAGDGYAGLSETALFYIGGIIKHAKALNAITNPGTNSYKRLVPHYEAPVKLAYSAKNRSASIRIPYVASTKARRIETRFPDPIANPYLCFSALLMAGLDGIQNKIHPGDPADKNLYDLPPEEDALIPTVCASLEEALANLDKDREFLTRGGVFSNDWIDAFIALKMEEVNKIRMTTHPVEFDLYYSC from the coding sequence ATGGCAACCCCGCAAGACGTAATCAATCTGATCAAGGAAAACGACGCCAAGTTCGTCGATTTCCGCTTTACCGACACCCGTGGCAAAGAGCAGCACGTCACCGTGCCGGTCTCCGCTTTCAGCGAAGACAAGTTCGAAAACGGCCACGCCTTCGACGGCTCCTCCATCGCCGGCTGGAAGGGCATTCAAGCCTCCGACATGCAGCTGAATCCGGATCCGGCCACCGCCTACATCGATCCGTTCTTCGACGAAACCACCGTCGTCCTGACCTGTGACGTCGTCGATCCCGCCGACGGTCGTGGCTACGACCGCGACCCGCGCTCCATCGCCAAGCGCGCCGAAGCCTACCTGAAGTCCTCCGGCGTCGGCGACACCGCCTACTTCGGTCCGGAACCCGAATTCTTCATCTTCGACGGCGTCGAGTGGAATGTCGACATGTCGGGCTGCCACCTGAAGATCCATTCCGCCGAAGCGGCCTGGAATTCCGGTGAAAAGAACGAAGGTAGCGGCGCCACCGGCCACCGTCCGGGCGTCAAGGGCGGCTACTTCCCAGTTCCCCCGGTCGACAGCCTGCACGACATCCGTTCCGCCATGGTCCTGACCCTGGAAGCCATCGGCTGCCCGGTTGAAGTTCATCACCACGAAGTGGCGAACGCCGGCCAATGCGAAATTGGCACCGTGTTCAACACTCTGGTCAAGCGCGCTGACCAAACCCAGCAGCTGAAGTACGTGGTGCACAATGTGGCCCATCAGTACGGCAAGACCGCGACCTTCATGCCGAAGCCGATCGTTGGCGACAACGGTTCGGGCATGCACGTGCACCAGTCGATCTGGAAGGACGGCAAGAACCTGTTTGCCGGTGACGGCTATGCCGGCCTGTCCGAAACCGCCCTCTTCTACATCGGCGGCATCATCAAGCACGCCAAGGCCCTGAACGCCATCACCAACCCGGGTACCAACTCCTACAAGCGTCTGGTCCCGCACTACGAAGCCCCGGTCAAGCTGGCCTACTCCGCCAAGAACCGTTCGGCTTCCATCCGCATTCCGTACGTCGCCTCGACCAAGGCTCGTCGTATCGAGACCCGCTTCCCGGATCCGATTGCCAATCCGTACCTGTGCTTCTCGGCCCTGCTGATGGCTGGTCTGGACGGCATTCAGAACAAGATCCACCCGGGCGACCCGGCTGACAAGAACTTGTATGATCTGCCGCCGGAAGAAGACGCGCTGATCCCGACTGTCTGTGCCTCGCTGGAAGAAGCCTTGGCCAACCTGGATAAGGATCGCGAATTCCTGACCCGTGGCGGTGTCTTCTCCAACGACTGGATCGATGCCTTCATCGCCTTGAAGATGGAAGAAGTGAACAAGATCCGCATGACCACCCATCCGGTGGAATTCGATCTGTACTACTCCTGCTGA